The region tatttgtttggttctttctcttttgttgtgtATGaaacttggtgtgtgtgtgtgtgtgtgtgtgtgtgtgtgtgtgtgtgtgtgtgtgtgtgtgtgtgtgtgtgtgtgtgtgtgtgtgtgtctgtcttagTTTGTGGATTTAAAAGGTTTGTCTCATCTCATGTATAGGGGAAGCTGAATAGAACTACCCCATATAggcaaaacatttgtttcaagAACTGCATTATTTTGACCAAGTTTTTAAAGCTACAGCTAATTAaaagaatgtgtttatttatcaaAGACAGACGAACAACCTTAGCTTTTATCAGAACAGATGAAGCACATTATATATGTGCTTTATGGGGTGCAGTAACATGACCATTTGCAGTATGATTAGTCTAAAGAATAGTATTGTGGCaacaataaattatatattctgCAACTGCTTCACAAGATAGGGAATGCTGTGGAATCCTGAAACCTGCTAAATCTCACCGAATGCAGTCAAATTAGGAACTACTCCTGAATTCTGTGGGGTGTGAGACCTGTCTGCTCTTCTCTACCAGTAATGGTCCCATTTCATCTGTTTGTCTATTAAAAGACTTATGCTATAACAGTAATGTACAACATACTGAATACTATAATTACTGACAattacagctttttttttttttttaaataatgtatccTCTCCTCAAATTTAAACTCAAGCTGTATATAACCTTACATATCTGTGTACATATGGCTCTTAATTGTGTGACTACATTAGTAAGTGATAAATACTGTGCAGTTTTGCTATAGCGTTTGATGTTCATTAAAAGCAATAATCCATAATAAAACATAGCCCAAGGTAAACCCATAAAGAGATCTCAAATAACcaaagcacagaaacagaccacCGAAGTATTAAAGAGTGAGATTAGCACTGAAGGCTGTCTGAAGCCCAGGACTGTGAATCTGGACTTTCAGCTCTGTAAGCTTCACACAGCACTGACTCCTTTCAGATTGCTTGAGACACCAGGAAATTGTTATGGGGATCCAGGTTTAGCATTTCCAGTCATTAAAACTGAGTGTCAGATCTTTAATTAAGAGAGGACTCTGACATGGTTACTAATTATTGCACTGCCAGGTAAAGTGGATGAAGGCGCTGATGAAAATATGTTCAAGACAAAAAGCTTGCTTCATGTACTTCATATTGACTGCTTAACAAAGTACTTActaaatataatctttacagTCCTCTTTGCAAACAGCGCTACACTTGAAGGTCATCAGGGAGCCCTTGTCCACTGAGGGCATAGTCGAAGTCCTTGTATGCAAAATTCTGTTATTCATCTATCTATGGCTACTTGCGCCCTAATCTGAAAGTACAAAAACTGGGTCATGTCCACCCTAGGGACATGTAAATTGTAACTGGTGTTTTTCCTCTAATTTTATGCTAAAATacttaatatattttacaagTTTATTTTCTATTGTATGTAATGTGCTAAGTAAATTCTCTATATAAATTATACCACTATATTGCTtctggcttttgtttttggattttaaattataaataggATCTAATAGATTTTAAGTTATAGATAGAAATTTTATAAACTTGCACAACTGTAATTCCGTTGCAGGGCACTAAAAAACCTAATAAATGACAGATGATGTCACCTTCATATTGGTTGACCTTAATATAGGCTGTCTAGCCTTACAGAAATCTAAGGTGTCACCTGAGTAAAGAGAATATCAGGCTCAATAAATGTTGGGTTACCAACGTTGGTAAACTTGTTACCTCAAATATTCTTGCTGGGTCTTTTCCACAAGAAATGGAAATGTACTTCCTCTACACATTATTTACTGATCTACTGCTGATTATTAACTTTAGAAAAACTTATgtcctaattaaaaaaaaaaaaaaacacttgggAATTTTCTCTTTAACTTGTAAACACTTAGGACAAATACCGTAAGCATTTAACATTTGAGATTTGTAATACCATATGATATGGCAACCATGAAGTTCAGTTGTTAGAACGCTGAGGTTTGGACAGAACTAAAATTTGTGGCTTCTCACCAAGCTATCAGCTAACATCAATAGTCTCTGGATAGGTGCCCTGTCAATAATGGGTGTTGTTAATAATGCTTATTTTTCTGTGAAAACATAGGAAATAAATTGTCATCCAGTAAAAGTATACCATGTCTGATATAACCATAGCTATCAGGGTATTGATTATCACCTTTTCTGTACTTACCATTTCAGCCGTTATTGTCATCAGTACATGTGAAATTACCTACTATTGGCTACTTTGAGCAGGATAAACCTGGAAGTGTACAAAGGACAAAGGTCAcataaaagacattttatgtGCAAATATTTGTCCCAGACGTTGTTAGGTGGGCTGGCTTTTCTTCAGGCCTTTTaggaaagacagaaatgtgGATTCCATATAAAGTGAATTTATTGACAAGATATCACCTCTACAATGGTAAATCAGTAAACTTGTATTTGGCACATAGTCACATCACTATAATGTGTTGGCACTTGATTTcaacatttccaaaaaaaaatgtgatgcaaTATGACGATAGCATATTTCATAATCGTCACACAAACCACTGTCATATTGTCAGAACCCCAGAGATTTTAAAGGCAGTGAGATTGCATTTAAATCAGtgtgtttccattttaaagTACATCACTCCAGAATCATGTGAGATCCCTGTGTGACATCATGACATCACTCCATAGTCATGAAACATCCCTGTACAAGGGAGTAACACAGATTTCTGGGGTTGACCTTGCCCATAGTCACATTTTCAGTGCTGTAGTGGAATGACTCGGTTACACAATGACATCCTTAATAGAAACAAAGGTTGGTCATTGTGTCAGTAGGCTGATAACGTATGCTGCACTTGGTCCTTAAGCACAGAATTCACCTTGAGGTACACTTGGGGTGGGGATCTAGCCAATCAGCTCTCCTGTACCAAGACTCTGCTTTTGGTCCTTGCTTGGGTCTCATGGAGTTATAGCCTGACAGCCTTTTAATACGACAAAAAGCACACTGGAAGTGGTTGTCATTCTGTGCGGATAAAAAGTATGGCTTCTGGCCCTGACTCGACCGCTCGAGCCTCTCGAAGGCTGGTCCACTCGAGCCGAACCTTCCTGTTACTCCTTACACGGAGCTGAGCTTCACCAGCCCGCGCACGGAGTCCTCGTGCAGCGAGTCCTGACTGGCGGGGTCATAGTGCAGTGCCGGGTGCACGTGGTGGCCCACGTGGGCGGCGCAGGGCATGACGGCAGGGGGCGACGGCGTCTCCTCTGAGCCGATGAAGTGCTGGTGGGGGAGCTGGTGGGGACAGTGGCTTTCTGAGTCGTGGAGAGACAGCAGCTCTCCTCCACAGCTCATGCCCGGGACAGAAGAGGGAAGGGAGGTGAGGAGCGGGAGGGAGGCCTGGCTGGGAAGCAGCACTGAGCAAGGAACCCCCACGGTAGACTTCCCATGCATGAGGGGGCCTCCGCCGCTCAGCAATGCAGGCTGGGTGTGCAAGAGTGGGGTGGCAGCAGCCTGCAAAACGAATTTGGTGCTCTGGATGCACTGGTCTTGGTGACActgagagaagaagagggagaaagagagaagtaagGATAGacacatgcaaagaaaataCAATAGGAAGTAGTTAACAGAAATATGGGATAGGGTAACTCATTGGAGAAGAAAACGGTTTGGTGAAAGAAGAGCTTTTGGCGAAAAGAAGACCACGATAAAGTTTAAGAACACCAGCCACAGCTAGAAGGCAGAAGCTAAGAGGTTATtagtaaaacaaaacacccGTTTTAACATTGGTAGtatcacaaaatgaaaaacacgcCCTCTGAGATAAAATCCTATTtgatattttgttgtttatgcttttccatattattctaaaaaaaaacaacaacaacaaaagaatggCATGATTCCATCATGCTACTGATTAGTCGGTTGAAAGCACTGAATATTGGACCCTGTGCCGGGCATCCATGTCACACAAGTATTGGTTATTCAGGAATCCCCTCAGTACTCAAACACAGATTAAACACATCAATACCACATTATGCACTTATCTCACAGAGTTATTAAAGAGTAACCTTAGCGTATAAATGAGGTACTTCCTATTGATCTAACAATGCACTTATCACTCTGACAGAGGAGAAAGGatatgcccccccaccccctcactccaCAGATTTTACCATATGACTTTGAAGCTGAGTCAAGGGACATGTGTTGGTGCCGTTTGACTGAGCCATGGGCTGAGCGCTGTCTGGTTCCACAAATCCTCGCCTGTCAATCAAGCTGAAGGGTggacacagagtgagtgaggaagaagaggagaggagaggacagcagATTAGCAGCCTGGAGCAAACACAGTCCGTGAGTCATCGAACGTGGGTGAGAGCTCCAGAATGAGTGAGCTTGAGGCACTCAAGAGGGTCCCTGCCACTGGGTGCTTGCctgcctttgtttgtgtgtgtgtgtgtgtgtgtgtgtgtgtgtgtatgtgtacgaaGCAACTGGGACTTCCTCCCActctgcacacccacacatgaaACAGATGGTAACTACTTGTACCAAGCCAGACTCAGCCATTTCCCTGTGCTAATGGGAAACTTGCTAATGGCGTGCGTcagcatgagagtgtgtgtgtgggtgtgtgagtgtgtgaagatgcttcaaaagaaaaaaaccaaaaaaaaaacccaagacaACCCTCAATTATGTATTCACCATGAACAATAATGAAGAGAGGCAGCCATCATACCCATAATGCCAAGTAATCTAGGAATTACTGAATTACTGCCAATGTGCCTACAAATAACTCACTTGCAGTAGAGCGGCCCAGAGGAGCAGAGTGGAGTGGTTATCTGGGCTGCTCTACTTTGTTCATACTCATACACCGGCCCTGCAAACTGCTGAACTCATCACAGTGCTTCCGACAAAGCCAAATCAATTCCCAGAATCAGCGAGCATATGTAATTACTTCCTGAGGGTGCAGATGGAAATCTTAATTGAAAAacttttcccccccccccccagattcAGTTTAACTACTGACAGTGTGATTTAgtgaggagatgagggagaacagaaagaagaaaaagaaaacacgaGTGAATGATGTGCTTTAACTGGTGCCAACTCACCTGGGCGGAAGGGGGCCACACAGGGCGGTGCAGCAGTTGGTGAGGATGCTGCCGGAACTGTAGGGGTTGTAGTTGTCCTTGCCCCGCTTGGATGACCAAGCCCCTTTGATCTGAAACAAGGATGTGCTCCATGAGATCAGGAGCTGCTGTCTGGGACAAAACTGCAGACTGGAATGAGGCAATTCTGAGACACCGTGCTATGATGAAACGTTCAACTGTTCCCACACATCAGGCTTAAAATTCTGCTTAAAAAGAATGGATTTATTTTAATCACAGGGCCCTGAAGTTGCGTAACAACTTCCCATGGCCATTAGATTTTGTTTTGCTGATTCATTCATAGCTCAATCATGTATGCCCATATCCTCAACCAGTGAAGGGTATGCACTCGTCCTCTGGGACGTGTGAAGTCTGCCAATGCCTCTCAAGCACCTCTGAGCATCTCCTGTAGCTCAACATAGCTATGCTCTAGGGGCTGGTATAGAACAGAATTGCATAACTGATTTTGAATGAAATATGTGCTCTACACTGCCTACATTCAAGCCCTTAAAACTATTTCTTGCTCACTGTTTGCACACCTCACTGGGATGCTAACCATCGTAACACCACGCAAGGAGGTTCTTCACAGACGGTTGGGATAGGAAAGGAGGAGACAGGGGGTGAAGAACGGCATTGCTAACTCACGTCTTCGTTGGTGGTCTGGTTGGAACTGATCAGGTAGGTGTGGAAGCCTGACAAGCCCACGATGGACCAGACGgagaaaaaacacaccacaactTCCAGCACAGTGCACCAGTGAAGGAAAGCGGAACactgtttccatgacaacatcCAGACTAGTCCAGATACACAAACGCATGCATgtacgcatgcatacacacacacacacacacacacacacaccacacccacacacacattcacactttctctcttcttgacccaaatgaatgaatggttATCAGTCACAGTCAAAACAAAAGTCCAAAAGGTGTCTGGTATCTCTCCCAGCAGAGCTTTGAGATGTAAATAAGAATATGAAGCTAAGATACAAGATTTTTTACACTACACTAttttttatgcattatttttattagaaatgtaaatgaatccaAGTAATGGCTATTCAGACAAATTacaaatgcatattaatgtgaaaatatattacaaatctTATGATTTCATAAGAtttcttatgtttttttaaactttaggATTTTAATCACAACCTTAGTGTTAGTAATCTGTAGCCAGACTTTGCCTTAAAGTCCTAATCTGAGCCTGAAGATTCTTTTCAAACCACaaccattttacatttacattttcagaatttggCAGATTTtcttattcagagtgacttaTTAGCATGACGGTCTGTGTGCTGCCTGGGAACTGAACCGAAGAGTTTGATATTGCTAGTTCCTTATTCTACatcaggtgagctacaggagcctaacttgaaataaaaaatcaatatgTTTTAACCTACTAGTTTTAAGGCCAATAATCCTTTGCCTTTTGTTTCAGTTATGATTCAATGtagtttgtttgtattttattttagtttataaaAAGTGACACTTGCTCTTCACTTTGCCCTTTACTGGCAACACCTGCTATACAACCCTTCAGTTCAGAAAGCTCATTTGTGAGATTTATTTGCTTGGGGACTAAGGAATGTGCATGTGATTACCTgcaggtttctctctctctgtttctctctgtttctctctctctctctctctctctctctctctctctctctctctctctctctctctctctctctctctctctctctctctctctctctctctctctaaaagaGATCATTAGGCAGTAACTGATACCTGGGAAGCTGATAATTCACTGAGAGCAGCAGGTGGGCTTCGACTAATGAACCCAGCCACGAGGCATCTCATCAGtaacaaaaatcaacaaaaggAAAGATGTCATCTGACATCCTGACTCCTCCATGTTCAAACTCCCTGTTCAAACCCTTTCCCATCTTTACATTAAAGCTGCGTTCCTTTATATTCCCATGGAACGGCTGTCTGAGAGGGTAATGGAAAGTGAGTGGGTGTATAGCCATGTTATTACTTCTCTCAACCTACTCAGAGATACTGCTCTTTGTCACTGGGCTTTGGAGGTGTGAAAGCTAGAAATAGATTGTTAGcaacccctccacacacacacacacacacaccctcacacccagacacacagggCCTTTGTAGAAGGATATCTGGCAGGGCTGTCTTTGAGGGCGCTGAGAAAACCAGTCCGGTTGGATCCTGCAGGCAAAGCATGGGTTATATAATGCACGGAAATGGCACAGGGATGTGTGACACTCCTAGCCATGGGCAGAGGCACAATGAAATGATAAGCCTGTGAGATAAACTAGATTTTAACAGCCAATTACAATAGTGAACAATGCTAATGCTTACCCAACAAATCACATGTAATGAAAAGAGCTGCCCACTAGCAGAAATACATATATCAGGTGTGCCTAAGGCTGGTCTATGGAGGTCTACCGCCCAATAGAGTTTTCTAGAATCCAGCACTCTTGGCACCTGACAAGCTTCACtaatcaggtgtgttaggatTAGAATTAAGATTGAAACTAAACTTTGCAGAGCGATAGACTTCGGCAGCCTCGATGTACATGATACAGCAACAAATAAGAAGTGAAGTGAGATTTAATAGTGACAGCTGCTACACAACCTGGTAAATGTTGAAGCAGAGAAAGAGCTATACTGATTATACAGACCCTGAAATATAATGCACATATTCCTGAGACCATATTTATGATACTTCACAATATTGTGATACTTTCCTATAGACTGAACCAACAACTCCTTCTGCAATTACTGATGACCTAAAACAGCCATCTACCTCGCTGCTTGTTTCCCCTGCCACAAGCTAGTCTGTGCGCTAATCATCTAGGGCAGCCGAGGAACGTGCACGTAGGCGGATCCACCAGTAAACAAGGCCTGCCCCCCATCCTGGAGGTGGGACTGAATGGCCATGTGCGATGAACAGTGGCTAACTGCCTTCCACGACTTGCCCAGAAACCGCTAGGACAGATGTTGCCTTGTCAGCGGCCCCCAGAACCGCGACTCCGTTACTGTCAGTCAGAAGGCGGAGAAGAGTAGCCACTTGATAAGATGAAGCTTCCCCATGCACAGAGAGCTGCACAAGCTCTCAAAGAGGAAGCTTAATACAATGACAtggaaaaaattatatatatatatatatatatatatatatatatatatatagatttatatcaCACAGAATATCAACTTTGAGGAAGTTTACATAGATATTAGGTGAAccatagagaaaacaaaacaattgccATATTCAAAATCCAATATCCTGGAAGCAAACCGATGAAAACTGCATCACTGTCCAATTCCAGATTGACTCATATCTCAAGTACATTTGGTTGGACTATTTAAGGCAGCAATACTGTCAATAAATCACAGTGTATGAAGCTCCAGAGTGCCTTTAATTATAGCAGTGTATGACACTTTTGAATGCCTTTAACTACACCAATGTATGGCGCTTTGAAATGGCTGTAATTGCAGAAGATACACATAAGCTAACGTCAGAAATACAGTTTAACCCACAGAATATGTGTGCGGATAAAAACACTGGCAGCATTGAGAGCAGCGACTgaagagtgggtgtgggtgggaaGTGTTACTCACTCAGTATGACGTGGGTGATGACGAAGGCGAAGATGAAGATGGtaaggaaagagagggagagaatgaacaGGTAGAAAAAACGGTAGTTTCGTTTTCCcacgcagttgcccacccaggGACAGTGGTGGTCGAAGCGCTctgcattaaaaaagaaaaaaaggcagtCGGTGAGAGTGCGACACACAGTcgcactcacccactcactcgtTCACCCTCATGCTTACCCACGCAGTTGTCACACAGGCTGCAGTGAGACGCTCGTGGCGGCCTGAAGATCTTGCAGGTGAAGCAGTACTTCAGCTTGACCGTCTGCCCGTTGATGACCACCTCTCTGGTCCTAGGCGGAGGCCGATAGCCCGGACCACCCGCACCATTGGCTGCATCTACAAGCCATAGCACAGAGGGAACCTTCGATCACCACGTCTAAAGCATGACCAATCCTTGCCCGTCTTTCACTCTATGCACCGTGATTAAACCGGATCACAGGTGGCAAATTCCAGCCCTGGAGGGCAACGACACAACACCATTCAGTCTCCTGCCACCTCTAGCACACCTAATTCAGACCAAAAAGGTTTGACACTCAGTAGGAGTCCCCCCAGGTGTGTTAGATGAAACACTAAGTGTGTGGTGCCGAGGCATTACACCACTAACCCTAAATAGTTACATTAAGGTGCACTCGACCTGTACGCATGGTATTCCATGATACACAGCACTTTTCTCAAGCTCTCTCAAGATACATGGATCAGCAGGGATAAAAACCCTGGAGCATAATGAAGCATTCCTAGTGTTTACTAGGAATCAGATTATTCTCCTGAGCACGAGGAATGCCGTCATCCTAACAGCCCAGCCCCATCTACATGTCTCTGAATCCAAGTGAATTACTTTCTCGCATAAGGGTGTATGAAGCCCTCAGTGAAGAACATGAGGTAGCATCGCCACACTATGCAGTGAGTAGATTATGCCGGCGTGAAGAAACAAGtcagtcaagatttttttttccccccaaccATTTTCATGCAAGAATTTGTATGATAATAGAGTTGCTTGGTGCCTGAGGTGTGGTTAACTTTGCTAATGTGTGTACAACTATGCACTTACCCTCTCACCCGAGTTAAATATTAGCCTtcaaaatgtgagaaaaaaaaaacactacaatgAGCACTTCATTTTCTGCTCTATGAATATTTAACCAGTTTTCCCCCATTTAAAATGGCAGCAGACTCTGACAGAAGAAGAACATGCATTATGCATATCCCAAGAGGAGAAAAGATAATGGCAAATCCTCTCACTCCAAATCCTAACACACTGAGTAGTCCCTCTACATTAGCCAATAGACATCGAGGTCTTTCCAAAGTGAAAAGAGCAAAAGTAAACACCCAAGCTCTCTGACATGTTCAGATACCTGGCATGGAAATCTGTAGAagtacaattaaaatgaaaaaatcatCAAAAAAACTCTCATCTATTTGTTTGAAGTGCTTTCAAAATGTAGAAGTTTTTGCCAGGTCAAAGAAATCATTCCATTGAAGAGAAACTTTTTTTGCCAGGTAGTGATGTAACCTCAAGAGATCAACACTGCCCTCATCAAAGCCAAGAGTTCTTTAGAATAAGCTGAGCGCCAGCGGAGGCCAACCTGTGCACATGCCTACCTATCTGCCTCTCCACATCTGCAGCCTCATCTGGGGTGGCCCTAGGCAGAACTCCTGGGTCACTGAAACTGGCCCGGAGAAGCATGCCCATGACGAAGAGAAACAGGACTCCGCCAATGGCTGGGATGGCAGGGCTCAGGTTGGAGGCCAGAAAAGggcaactaaatgaaaatggacAAAGAAATGAAAGGGAGATTCAATTAGTGCTTCACGATGCTTTGCAAGAAAGTGCATTTCTCCACATTTCTCCATGAACCTTTTAAGCACACCAGAAATAAATAGTATGTACATGTGTCCttataaaacacttacactgTCCCCAACCTGGTTAAAGTACTCTTGGTTCTTCATGGGCCCCCGTCTTTATAACTGTGTTTATTGGGCTTTGAACAACATGGAATCagggaaaataatttttttttgataacaggcttttgtttttaatatttatcatAACATTCAATACCTTTTAGCTACAGGCGAACGATGAAGTAATGGAAACAAGCTataaaagaacaataacaaGAAATTGGCCCAGTTTCACCACAGCTGCAATCCTTGGCTAATATTTTGCACTGCAGTGAACAATCCTGATATGATTTCAGATCTTCAAGAGACATAcgtaaaatgtaaacagaggCTGTTAACGCAGAGGTTGTTAGAGGTTTCCttaggcagtttttttttttttttcctgataaaACCATCTGTGGTATTTTAATAGAATTGTTGTTGTTACTCTCAGAGACAGCTCTTCCATGTTTGTCCCATGATCCCATCAGGATTTAATTCTCCATGatatctgctctgtgtgtgactggggCATCTGAAATCTTCAGTCTTTACTTTATTTCAAGAGAGGCCATGCAGAAAGAATATAAGTGCAGATTACAGTCAAGATTTTTTTCACAGgaaaatatcacattttttgGAATGTGGTTTATGTGGTGTATACTAGCTTGTTAGTTTACTCtagtttattaataatagtaaataataaaaacttcaCAAGTGCAACATCTTCACAGATgtatacaaaaccaaaacaaacaaagctatGTAGTGAAAAAACCCTGATTTAGTGTGACTAGCCCTATAACATTGATAAAACGTGCTGTATAGATGTCTACTTTAATACATCTGCAAACAATTCATAGCACAACTGACCCAAAATCCAGTCACACTGTCTGCTAGTATCCTGCCTCAAAGCTATAATGACTTATGCTGGAAACTGAGTGGTCCAATTGCTGTTCCGTGTTATCTGATGCTGTCTTAACCGACTCCAAATCAAGTGTGCAGATACAATCAGCTGttcgttaaaaaaaaaggttgtgtaTCTCTCAGGAGACCTTTTAATCATGCCTTGTTGTGTCTGCCCCAGCCAGTGGCATGTTTTGCTCTTGACTTTACTGAAGGATTATATTTCAAGTGGCATCCCCATATTATTTCTGAGGACACACAGGGCTAAACAGAGCAGACTCTGCAGCTAAACGTGGACACTGGACACTGAGACCTTCATACTGGCTGCTGTGTCTTTCTCCTGTGCTTACATTCCAGGGCGCGTCTACTGTATCTGCATATGGGAACTGCCATACAAAATCACAGAAGGCTCCTCCAGCATGGAGATCCAACCCTGTCTTAGGTAAAGACTAccataaaataataatgctGATTGTACCTATGCTAGGGTGTACGGTCGTATGGAAGACATACTGAAGTTACAGAGCATTTTCTGTAGGACCAAAGCTAGTCCAGCTGGGCTTATGTTGGACAGCCTATAAATGGAATGTAATATCCTACTTCCTCTCTTGTCTATGAATATGCAACTGAAATGCAAAACGGACTCTTTTTGCCCCttcaaatgcataaatgcaaaTCTGAACAGTTCTCAGTCACCAGCTGGAAAATAATTATCTCCGCCAGTGAATTCCAAGACCATCTTAAATGTCACATTACACAAAACCTGCATGACAGCTTTGGAACTCTGGGACTACAGTTTTCTGCGTCTCAGCACTAAGTGCTGGCTCTAATGGCACGAAGAGCCACTTTAATGACTTTTATTGCCATTTAAAATAGCATGACGCAGCCGGGGGCACCAAATCAACCCGTGGGCAGGGTTTTCTACTGTTTCCTAGGAGACGTCTGTTGTTCTAAAGCACACATAAAAGTGAGAAAGGAAACCGTTGCCAAGGAAACGTCAACAGAGGAGGTGCCACGTTTTTGAAAGTTGCAGCATAGGTTGTGGGTTGTAGGGAGGAGATGGATAGAGGCAAGGGAGGGGACACTGGAAACGTTTCATCCTACACATCCTTTATGCTCAGAGGCCGTGGCTTTGGCCTCCCACCAGCGGACATGAGCATTTCCTTCACAAAGTAAGCATAACAAAAGCGAAAC is a window of Electrophorus electricus isolate fEleEle1 chromosome 3, fEleEle1.pri, whole genome shotgun sequence DNA encoding:
- the zdhhc14 gene encoding probable palmitoyltransferase ZDHHC14, which encodes MHLGIDEPRECQYNQICTHNSSPMETPHTKKRRVKRKWQVFPGRNKFYCDGRIMMAKQTGVFYLTVVLILVTSGLFFAFDCPFLASNLSPAIPAIGGVLFLFVMGMLLRASFSDPGVLPRATPDEAADVERQIDAANGAGGPGYRPPPRTREVVINGQTVKLKYCFTCKIFRPPRASHCSLCDNCVERFDHHCPWVGNCVGKRNYRFFYLFILSLSFLTIFIFAFVITHVILRSNRTGFLSALKDSPASVLEVVVCFFSVWSIVGLSGFHTYLISSNQTTNEDIKGAWSSKRGKDNYNPYSSGSILTNCCTALCGPLPPSLIDRRGFVEPDSAQPMAQSNGTNTCPLTQLQSHMCHQDQCIQSTKFVLQAAATPLLHTQPALLSGGGPLMHGKSTVGVPCSVLLPSQASLPLLTSLPSSVPGMSCGGELLSLHDSESHCPHQLPHQHFIGSEETPSPPAVMPCAAHVGHHVHPALHYDPASQDSLHEDSVRGLVKLSSV